A region of Patagioenas fasciata isolate bPatFas1 unplaced genomic scaffold, bPatFas1.hap1 Unplaced_202, whole genome shotgun sequence DNA encodes the following proteins:
- the LOC139826799 gene encoding uncharacterized protein — protein sequence MAARDGQPAPGAAARPWRFVPSCRRSAAATGGSCGCSGCGGGRGARGCGPAGRGRAVAVLPPGGRRVAPGRQWGGPAGRPRSSAVENPPHTALGPRSPPVPSWPPCARPLHADLSWLPPAAVSSGPQLPFLFDGEHLTVLCMAKTMRTLDRKSLPSAAFLSPLGSDNSPGIATAAPTAPVSRQQHRRPQYRDSSTDGPGIATAAPTAPVSRRAAVMELVLRRQHRRP from the exons atggcggcTCGGGACGG gcagcccgccccgggagcagcggcccggccgtggcggttcgtcccctcctgccgccggagcgccgctgccacgggcgggtcctgcggctgcagcggctgcgggggcgggcggggggcccggggctgcggccccgctggccggggccgggcggtcgccgtgttgcccccgggcggtcgccgtgttgcccccgggcggcagtggggggggcccgctggtcgcccccgcagttccgcggttgaaaatcctcctcacaccgcgctgggaccgcgatcgccgccagttccgtcctgg cctccttgcgctcgtcctctccacgccgatctctcctggcttcctccagctgctgtgtcctctgg accccagttaccgtttctgttcgatggggaacatctcactgtgctgtgcatggccaagacgatgaggactctggacaggaaatcccttccaagcgcagctttcctctcaccgttgggcagcgacaacagccccggtatcgcgacagcagcaccgacggccccggtatcgcgacagcagcaccgacggccccagtatcgcgacagcagcaccgacggccccggtatcgcgacagcggcaccgacagccccggtatcgcgacgggcagcagtgatggagctggtattgcgacggcagcaccgacggccctga